In a genomic window of Roseiflexus castenholzii DSM 13941:
- a CDS encoding gluzincin family metallopeptidase, translating to MSQRSLSIPQIALIALVASVVLFIAGQPQSPMLSRWTQGSQTVPTIGAVAVPVADPSLLIIVASDSLYAAERAQLDEESRRACEYVAARFGGSLAAPLTVAFVQDAGCSLSGIAFTDIRKVQVHTCNSINRDRAIAILAHEYTHQLQQDRYGLRHLSADLMLSEGLATWAAGKYWLGGRPDFRSYVQMQRANGIFYPLATPYAGRGVAVMNALYYQWASFVEFLIDQYGRERLDALYVTGSSAPGSADYQAIYGKDLITLEQEWIVWLDEAR from the coding sequence ATGAGTCAGCGTTCGCTTTCGATCCCTCAGATTGCCCTGATTGCTCTTGTCGCCAGCGTGGTCCTGTTCATTGCGGGTCAACCGCAATCGCCGATGCTATCGCGCTGGACGCAGGGCAGCCAGACGGTTCCGACGATCGGTGCAGTTGCCGTGCCTGTCGCCGATCCGTCGCTGTTGATCATTGTGGCGAGCGATAGCCTGTATGCAGCCGAACGCGCCCAACTCGATGAAGAGTCGCGCCGCGCCTGCGAGTATGTCGCGGCGCGTTTCGGCGGTTCGCTGGCGGCGCCGCTGACTGTTGCGTTCGTTCAGGACGCCGGATGTTCGCTGAGCGGCATCGCCTTCACCGACATTCGCAAGGTTCAGGTTCACACGTGCAACAGTATTAATCGCGATCGGGCGATTGCCATCCTGGCGCATGAGTATACGCACCAGTTGCAACAGGATCGGTACGGATTGCGCCATCTCAGCGCCGATCTCATGCTGTCAGAAGGGTTGGCGACGTGGGCGGCAGGGAAATACTGGCTTGGCGGTCGTCCCGATTTCCGCAGTTATGTCCAAATGCAGCGCGCCAATGGGATATTCTATCCGCTTGCCACGCCGTATGCCGGGCGCGGTGTTGCGGTGATGAATGCGCTCTATTACCAGTGGGCCAGTTTTGTCGAGTTCCTCATCGATCAGTATGGGCGCGAACGACTCGACGCGCTCTACGTTACCGGCAGCAGCGCGCCGGGTTCGGCGGATTACCAGGCGATCTACGGCAAGGACCTGATAACCCTGGAACAGGAGTGGATTGTGTGGCTGGATGAGGCGCGTTGA
- the mutM gene encoding bifunctional DNA-formamidopyrimidine glycosylase/DNA-(apurinic or apyrimidinic site) lyase, with amino-acid sequence MPELPEVQHTADSLGIQIAGARIARVERLDWTRMVETPSPDEFIRLLTGRQVRGWDRRAKWILLFLDDGWTLALHLRMSGSLTVHPAEAQPDKHTHLALRLEDGRQIFFLDPRKFGRARLLDSAGLAALDAAHGDEPLSDAFTVERLASLLRNRKRAIKPLLLDQSVIAGIGNIYADEALWRARIHPLRPAADLSAAEVAALHDGIRAALRQALANGGSTLRDYRNSYGAGGTNQEHFNAYDREGRPCPRCGATIIKTVVAQRGTHYCPACQAIPSATTNRRE; translated from the coding sequence ATGCCCGAGTTGCCTGAAGTTCAACACACCGCCGATAGTCTGGGGATACAGATCGCCGGTGCACGGATTGCGCGCGTCGAACGGCTCGACTGGACCCGCATGGTGGAAACCCCATCGCCCGATGAGTTCATCAGACTGCTCACCGGTCGGCAGGTGCGCGGATGGGACCGACGCGCCAAGTGGATTCTGCTCTTTCTCGATGACGGTTGGACGCTGGCGCTGCATCTGCGCATGTCCGGCAGTCTGACGGTTCATCCCGCCGAGGCACAACCGGACAAACACACGCATCTGGCGCTGCGCCTCGAAGATGGACGCCAGATATTCTTCCTCGACCCGCGCAAGTTTGGGCGCGCGCGGCTGCTCGACTCCGCCGGTCTCGCGGCGCTCGACGCGGCGCACGGCGATGAGCCGCTGTCGGACGCATTCACGGTCGAGCGTCTGGCATCCCTGCTACGTAACCGCAAACGCGCAATCAAGCCGCTCCTTCTCGATCAATCAGTGATCGCCGGGATCGGAAACATCTACGCCGACGAGGCGCTCTGGCGCGCCCGCATCCACCCGCTGCGCCCCGCAGCCGACCTGAGCGCCGCTGAAGTTGCCGCACTCCACGATGGCATTCGCGCGGCGCTACGGCAGGCGCTCGCCAACGGCGGCAGCACCCTGCGCGACTACCGCAACTCCTATGGCGCGGGTGGCACGAATCAGGAGCATTTCAACGCCTACGACCGCGAGGGACGACCATGCCCGCGTTGCGGCGCCACGATTATCAAGACCGTGGTTGCGCAACGGGGAACGCACTACTGCCCGGCGTGCCAGGCTATTCCGTCAGCAACGACCAACCGCCGCGAATGA
- a CDS encoding transglycosylase domain-containing protein: MPETPDNPVNRRMLARLLRFLWRLFLAFVRVTLVSVILAVAAAFIVYRHYSRDLPDPAQIGRHRSSETGYIYARDGTVLYELIDPLSGRRTVVPFERIPRILIEATVAVEDADFWENPGVDLRGILRALILNYQAGDIVSGGSTITQQLVRNVLLSPDERDALSLDRKLREAILAIEVSRRYSKEQILGIYLNEVYYGNRAYGVEAAAQSYFGKHVWELSPGEATLLAGLPQAPTTLNPLLNLEGAKQRQRVTLNLMVKSGYLTESQAQAIFDEPLRFASTETVIAAPHFVFYVLQLLEERYGPDTLYRSGLRVVTTLDPMWQAEAERIARQWIRAGGPGYTPLRERGATNAGVVMLTPDAQIIAMVGSIDYNDPTIDGQVNVTLAPRQPGSALKPIVYAAALQRGWTPATLIWDTPVVYPAGDGTVYAPRNYDNAFHGPQRLRMALANSLNIPAVRALEYVGIEAFVSLAHRMGITTLKDPERYGLPLALGAGEVRLLDLTAVYNTFRNGGRYRPPVAILKVTNARGETLEMPGDAPGRQALGDQGEQIAYLITDMLSDNAARRFMFGRNNVMELRDGRPAAVKTGTSNEWRDSWTVGYTPDVTVGVWVGNNDNAPMQEVAGSNGAGVIWRAIMERYHEGRPILAFEPPEGVQEVLICADTGALAGDHCPRPLKERFVAGTEPRTSDVTLLTVGVSDDGRCLAASYTPPERVRQVTFVVYPLAFRAWAESNGIAQPPQQYCPPPEAGVGREGGSIAQITQPAANTMVRDPLVYVRGVALGIYALEIAPGWTPVAEWRTIARGEAIRDGILGVWQTGDYAAGEYMLRLRVTTAEGILIEQRVPVRLEPVESRTP; the protein is encoded by the coding sequence ATGCCGGAAACGCCAGACAATCCCGTCAATCGGCGAATGCTGGCAAGGCTGCTCCGCTTCCTCTGGCGCCTGTTCCTGGCGTTCGTCAGAGTGACTCTGGTGAGTGTCATTCTGGCGGTGGCGGCGGCCTTCATCGTGTATCGCCACTACAGCCGCGATCTCCCCGACCCGGCGCAGATCGGGCGCCACCGTTCCTCGGAGACCGGCTACATCTATGCGCGTGATGGGACCGTGCTCTACGAACTGATCGATCCCTTGAGCGGCAGGCGAACCGTTGTTCCGTTCGAACGCATCCCGCGTATTCTGATTGAGGCAACGGTCGCCGTTGAAGACGCCGATTTCTGGGAGAACCCCGGCGTCGATCTGCGCGGTATTCTGCGCGCCCTGATTCTCAACTATCAGGCAGGCGATATCGTCAGTGGCGGTTCGACGATTACCCAGCAGTTGGTGCGGAATGTGCTGCTGTCGCCGGACGAGCGCGATGCTCTCTCTCTGGATCGCAAACTGCGCGAAGCCATTCTGGCAATCGAAGTATCGCGTCGCTACAGCAAAGAGCAGATTCTCGGCATCTACCTCAATGAAGTCTACTACGGCAACCGGGCATACGGCGTTGAGGCGGCGGCGCAGTCCTATTTCGGCAAACATGTGTGGGAATTGTCGCCCGGCGAAGCCACGCTGCTCGCCGGTCTTCCCCAGGCGCCAACGACGCTCAACCCGCTGCTCAATCTGGAAGGCGCGAAGCAACGCCAGCGCGTTACCCTCAATTTGATGGTTAAGTCCGGTTACCTGACCGAATCGCAGGCGCAGGCGATTTTCGACGAACCGCTCCGTTTTGCCTCGACCGAAACCGTCATTGCTGCGCCGCACTTTGTGTTCTACGTGCTGCAACTGCTCGAAGAGCGGTATGGACCGGACACGCTGTATCGGAGCGGGTTGCGCGTCGTGACCACACTCGACCCAATGTGGCAGGCGGAAGCCGAACGCATTGCCCGGCAGTGGATCCGCGCGGGAGGACCGGGATACACGCCGCTGCGCGAGCGTGGCGCTACGAATGCCGGGGTGGTGATGCTCACGCCCGATGCGCAGATTATTGCCATGGTCGGTAGCATCGACTACAACGACCCAACAATCGACGGGCAGGTCAATGTGACCCTCGCGCCGCGCCAGCCGGGTTCTGCGTTGAAGCCGATCGTCTATGCGGCTGCGCTTCAGCGTGGATGGACGCCAGCTACGCTCATATGGGATACGCCGGTTGTCTATCCGGCCGGTGATGGGACCGTCTATGCCCCGCGTAATTACGACAATGCATTCCATGGTCCGCAACGCTTGCGCATGGCGCTGGCAAACTCGCTCAATATTCCCGCAGTCCGCGCGCTGGAATACGTCGGCATCGAGGCGTTTGTATCGCTTGCTCATCGGATGGGCATCACGACGCTGAAAGATCCGGAGCGCTACGGGTTGCCGTTGGCGCTCGGCGCCGGCGAAGTTCGCCTGCTCGATCTGACGGCGGTCTACAATACCTTTCGCAACGGTGGGCGCTATCGTCCGCCGGTCGCCATCCTGAAGGTGACCAATGCGCGCGGTGAAACGCTCGAAATGCCCGGAGACGCTCCTGGTCGCCAGGCGCTCGGTGATCAGGGCGAGCAGATCGCGTACCTGATCACCGACATGCTCAGCGACAACGCAGCACGTCGCTTCATGTTCGGGCGCAATAACGTGATGGAACTCCGTGATGGACGACCGGCAGCGGTAAAGACCGGCACCAGCAACGAATGGCGCGACTCCTGGACCGTCGGCTATACGCCCGACGTCACGGTTGGCGTCTGGGTCGGCAACAACGACAATGCACCGATGCAGGAAGTCGCCGGATCGAATGGCGCCGGCGTCATCTGGCGCGCCATCATGGAACGATACCACGAAGGGCGCCCTATCCTGGCATTCGAGCCGCCAGAGGGTGTTCAAGAAGTGCTAATCTGCGCCGACACCGGCGCGCTTGCCGGCGACCATTGCCCTCGACCGCTCAAAGAGCGATTCGTCGCGGGAACCGAGCCGCGCACCAGCGATGTGACCCTGCTGACCGTTGGCGTGTCCGATGACGGGAGATGCCTGGCAGCATCATACACGCCGCCAGAGCGCGTCCGCCAGGTGACATTCGTCGTGTATCCGCTGGCATTCCGCGCATGGGCGGAGTCGAATGGCATTGCGCAACCGCCACAACAGTACTGTCCGCCGCCAGAAGCCGGTGTTGGACGTGAAGGCGGCAGCATTGCGCAGATCACCCAACCTGCCGCCAATACGATGGTGCGCGATCCGTTGGTGTATGTGCGTGGCGTGGCGCTTGGCATCTATGCGCTTGAAATTGCGCCCGGATGGACTCCTGTCGCAGAATGGCGCACGATTGCGCGTGGTGAAGCGATCCGTGACGGCATTCTGGGCGTCTGGCAGACGGGGGACTATGCAGCGGGAGAATACATGCTGCGGCTGCGGGTGACGACCGCTGAGGGCATCCTGATCGAACAACGGGTGCCGGTGCGGCTCGAACCGGTGGAGTCGCGCACCCCCTGA
- a CDS encoding GAF domain-containing protein, which yields MSDAEALQSENEALKARIRELERRLTEARTAPNRRATEDDATAFHQTALAIMNRLDLNNVLEAIVAHAAHLANTTHGYLYLRRPDADVMDMRFCTGRIALNRGSVIEPGEGISGRVWQSGEPMMVENYRMWEGRLDRLEETDFGAMIAVPLKSNGAVIGVLGVAYDTPDGVDFHSIAALLMRFADLAAIAIDNAQLYTKAQTELAERVRREAELRDTTQHLHDLYTVAHRQAQELRLLGEVRATLAREISLPSIFRTVVESLASTFGYTQVCIYLRAHDELVLQHQVGYHFIYERIPVGVGIISRTILSERPTLVADVSADPDFLGAIDGVVSEVCVPLRDRGKVIGALNIESRHGVVLTDDDLRLMTELAEHINVAIDRAGLYEQLWRHLQQLDALYSIMGDITGNLHLDNVLTTIVERMIALVRAKHGALALYDAQHNDLLVHLSINMDYDYTGVRLALGEGAMGKAALKRHPVVVYDYRSWRERSLQCEAESTANVLAVPLLAGAELIGAMSAGDSDLKRIFTEDDVRLLSMFAQQATIAIKNARLFAEVQHLAITDPLMGIYNRRYFFVAARREFERARRHRHPLAVILADLDDFKQINDVYGHPIGDRVLQMVSTVFRRELRSGDLLARYGGEEIIALLPETDHEGAVRGVERLRLILAQAVVATNQGDVSVTASFGVAIFAEPFDVPNVEQLITQADQALLRAKQAGKNRVEVWHEKDHVGQSRSV from the coding sequence ATGAGCGACGCCGAAGCCCTTCAGTCTGAGAACGAAGCCCTGAAAGCGCGCATCCGCGAACTGGAACGCCGCCTGACGGAAGCACGCACTGCTCCCAATCGTCGTGCCACCGAAGATGACGCCACTGCGTTCCACCAGACGGCGCTGGCGATCATGAACCGGCTCGATCTCAACAATGTGCTGGAGGCAATCGTAGCGCATGCCGCGCATCTGGCGAACACCACGCATGGTTACCTTTATCTGCGCAGGCCAGACGCCGACGTGATGGACATGCGGTTTTGCACCGGCAGGATCGCCCTCAACCGCGGCAGCGTCATCGAACCGGGCGAGGGGATTTCCGGGCGCGTCTGGCAGTCTGGCGAACCGATGATGGTGGAGAACTATCGGATGTGGGAAGGGCGCCTCGATCGCCTGGAGGAGACCGATTTTGGTGCGATGATTGCTGTGCCGCTCAAATCAAACGGCGCCGTCATCGGGGTCCTGGGCGTCGCCTACGATACGCCGGATGGGGTTGATTTCCATTCCATCGCCGCACTGCTCATGCGCTTCGCTGACCTGGCTGCGATTGCCATTGACAATGCACAATTGTACACCAAAGCCCAGACCGAACTGGCTGAACGAGTTCGCCGAGAAGCGGAACTGCGGGATACGACGCAGCACCTGCACGATCTGTACACTGTCGCGCACCGGCAGGCGCAGGAACTCCGCCTGCTCGGAGAGGTGCGCGCGACGCTGGCGCGCGAGATCAGTCTGCCTTCGATCTTTCGGACGGTCGTCGAGTCGCTCGCCAGCACATTCGGATACACCCAGGTGTGCATCTATCTCCGCGCGCATGATGAACTGGTATTGCAACATCAAGTTGGGTATCATTTCATCTACGAACGTATCCCGGTCGGCGTCGGCATCATCAGTCGTACTATTTTGAGTGAACGCCCAACGCTGGTTGCTGATGTGAGCGCCGATCCCGATTTTCTCGGCGCCATTGATGGTGTGGTATCCGAAGTGTGTGTGCCGCTCCGCGACAGAGGAAAGGTCATCGGCGCGCTCAACATCGAGAGCCGGCACGGGGTCGTGCTGACCGACGACGACCTGCGATTAATGACCGAACTGGCAGAGCATATCAATGTTGCCATCGATCGCGCCGGGCTGTATGAACAGTTGTGGCGACACCTTCAGCAACTCGATGCGCTCTACAGCATTATGGGGGATATTACCGGCAACCTGCACCTCGATAATGTGCTGACGACGATTGTCGAACGGATGATTGCGCTCGTTCGCGCAAAACACGGCGCGCTGGCGCTGTACGACGCGCAACACAATGATTTGCTCGTTCACCTGAGCATCAATATGGACTATGACTATACCGGTGTGCGGCTGGCATTGGGAGAAGGCGCAATGGGCAAAGCGGCGCTGAAGCGTCACCCGGTTGTCGTCTACGACTATCGCTCGTGGCGCGAACGCTCACTTCAGTGCGAAGCGGAATCGACAGCCAATGTGCTGGCAGTTCCATTGCTGGCAGGGGCCGAACTGATCGGCGCGATGAGCGCAGGAGATAGCGATCTCAAGCGTATCTTCACCGAAGACGACGTCCGCTTGCTCAGCATGTTTGCGCAGCAGGCGACGATTGCCATCAAAAATGCGCGGCTATTTGCCGAGGTGCAGCACCTGGCGATCACCGATCCATTGATGGGCATCTACAACCGACGCTACTTCTTTGTTGCGGCGCGGCGCGAATTCGAGCGCGCGCGCCGCCATCGGCATCCCCTGGCGGTGATCCTTGCCGATCTCGATGATTTCAAACAGATCAATGATGTCTATGGGCATCCGATCGGCGACCGGGTGTTGCAAATGGTCAGCACGGTGTTTCGCCGCGAACTGCGCTCCGGCGATCTGCTGGCGCGCTATGGCGGCGAGGAGATTATTGCGCTGTTACCGGAGACCGACCATGAGGGCGCCGTGCGGGGCGTCGAACGGTTGCGGTTGATACTGGCGCAGGCGGTTGTCGCCACGAACCAGGGCGATGTGAGTGTGACTGCCAGTTTTGGCGTTGCCATCTTTGCCGAACCGTTCGATGTACCGAACGTCGAGCAGTTGATTACACAGGCGGATCAGGCGTTGCTCCGAGCAAAGCAGGCGGGGAAGAACCGTGTGGAAGTCTGGCATGAGAAGGACCACGTCGGTCAGAGTCGGTCTGTTTAG